The Onychomys torridus chromosome 4, mOncTor1.1, whole genome shotgun sequence genome includes a window with the following:
- the C4H20orf85 gene encoding uncharacterized protein C20orf85 homolog: MAAQKPLSTTAAERMNLVAQDEIWRYRLKAEYKAQEEWPMKWGYLMTSMEKLLEGEEEPRTPKPKIELPSHFRVRPVSPMDKYIKILPSPPIPKTTQSFIGWRSGVPGLNKCLEHDTEIRSCKGAYARELHWPEQGIH, translated from the exons ATGGCGGCTCAGAAGCCGCTCAGCACCACTGCGGCAGAGCGCATGAACCTTGTGGCCCAGGATGAGATCTG gaGATACCGTCTGAAGGCTGAATATAAAGCCCAGGAAGAATGGCCGATGAAGTGGGGATATTTAATGACATCTATGGAGAAG CTGCTGGAAGGTGAAGAAGAACCACGTACCCCAAAGCCCAAGATCGAGCTGCCCAGCCACTTCCGTGTCCGGCCAGTGAGCCCCATGGACAAATACATCAAG ATCCTTCCATCACCTCCAATCCCAAAGACCACCCAGAGCTTCATTGGATGGCGATCTGGGGTGCCAGGCCTGAACAAGTGCTTGGAGCATGACACAGAGATCCGCAGCTGCAAAGGGGCTTACGCCCGAGAGCTACACTGGCCAGAGCAAGGCATACACTGA